A region from the Drosophila mauritiana strain mau12 chromosome 2L, ASM438214v1, whole genome shotgun sequence genome encodes:
- the LOC117139836 gene encoding probable multidrug resistance-associated protein lethal(2)03659: MQASKLRPNPRESAGILSSLMFCFALPILFKGRKQTLQPTDLYKTLDEHGAESLGDEFFQVWEDEVARWRRKGESGRKPSVLRVIGRVFGWRLIMSGITIAALELGTRATVPLLLAGLISEFSEHGNGHSYNAQIYALLLIACILASVLLTHPYMMGMMHLAMKMRVAVSSAIYRKALRLSRTSLGGTTTGQVVNLLSNDLNRFDRCLIHFHFLWLGPLELLIASYFLYEQIGMASFYGISILVLYLPLQTYLSRVTSKLRLQTALRTDQRVRMMNEIISGIQVIKMYTWERPFGKLIGQMRRSEMSSIRQMNLLRGILLSFEITLGRIAIFVSLLGFVLGGGELTAERAFCVTAFYNILRRTVSKFFPSGMSQFAELLVSMRRITNFMMREEANVIDMSERRDEKAEEEQHLLKEVEKRSYPVGIGKEPDTLVEIKALRARWSQEQHDPVLNNVNMSLRRGQLVAVIGPVGSGKSSLIQAILGELPPESGSVQVSGKYSYASQEPWLFNASVRDNILFGLPMDKQRYRNVLKRCALERDLELLHGDGTIVGERGASLSGGQRARICLARAVYRRADVYLLDDPLSAVDTHVGRHLFDECMRGFLGKQLVILVTHQLQFLEDADLIVIMDKGHVSACGTYEEMLKSGQDFAQLLVESTQNSGGGDEIITPPNLSRQSSALSTKSSNGSSSSLESMAEKEKPKPSAVAVQESRSGGQIGLSMYQKYFGAGCGVLVFAVLILLCIGTQLLGSGGDYFLSYWVKNTASSSTLDIYYFTAINVGLVICALLRTLLFFNITMHSSTELHNTMFQGLSRTALYFFHTNPSGRILNRFANDLGQVDEVMPAVMLDCIQIFLTLTGIICVLCVTNPWYLINTFAMVLAFYYWRDFYLKTSRDVKRLEAVARSPMYSHFSATLVGLPTIRAMGAQQTLIGQYDNYQDLHSSGYYTFVSTSRAFGYYLDLFCLAYVISVILHNFFNPPLHNAGQIGLAITQALGMTGMVQWGMRQSAELENAMTSVERVLEYKDLEPEGDFNSPADKQPPKSWPKEGKLVTKDLSLRYEPDPNAPCVLKGLSFTIQPMEKVGIVGRTGAGKSSLINALFRLSYNDGAILIDSLDTNDMGLHDLRSKISIIPQEPVLFSGTMRYNLDPFEQYPDDKLWKALEDVHLKEEISELPSGLQSIISEGGTNFSVGQRQLVCLARAILRENRILVMDEATANVDPQTDALIQATIRNKFKDCTVLTIAHRLNTIMDSDKVLVMDAGHVVEFGSPYELLTASEAQVFRGMVMQTGKASFDHLLKVAENAKQNHI; the protein is encoded by the exons ATGCAGGCCAGTAAACTTCGACCCAATCCCCGCGAGTCGGCAGGTATCCTATCCTCGCTCATGTTCTG CTTTGCCCTGCCCATTCTGTTCAAGGGTCGCAAACAGACGCTCCAGCCCACGGATCTGTACAAAACGCTGGATGAGCATGGAGCGGAGAGCCTGGGCGATGAGTTCTTCCAGGTATGGGAGGACGAGGTGGCTCGGTGGCGGCGAAAAGGTGAGTCCGGCCGTAAACCAAGTGTCCTGCGGGTCATCGGCCGCGTCTTCGGCTGGAGGCTCATTATGTCCGGTATAACAATTGCCGCCTTGGAACTGGGAACCAG GGCCACTGTGCCGCTTCTTCTGGCCGGACTCATATCGGAGTTCAGCGAGCATGGAAACGGCCATAGCTACAATGCCCAGATCTACGCCTTGCTCCTTATAGCCTGCATCTTGGCCAGCGTTCTTCTCACCCACCCATACATGATGGGAATGATG CACTTGGCCATGAAGATGCGGGTGGCAGTAAGTAGCGCTATATACCGAAAGGCCCTGCGGCTCAGTCGCACTTCGCTAGGAGGCACCACAACTGGACAGGTGGTTAACTTGCTCTCCAACGATCTTAACCGCTTCGATCGATGTCTTATCCATTTCCACTTCCTGTGGCTGGGGCCATTGGAGCTGCTGATCGCCTCCTACTTCCTGTACGAACAGATCGGAATGGCTTCCTTCTACGGAATCAGCATCCTAGTACTCTATCTACCACTGCAAACCTACTTAAGCCGCGTAACCTCAAAGCTGCGCCTGCAGACGGCACTCCGGACGGATCAGCGAGTGCGCATGATGAACGAAATCATCTCGGGCATCCAGGTTATCAAGATGTACACCTGGGAGCGTCCATTCGGTAAACTGATAGGGCAGATGCGGCGCAGCGAGATGAGCTCCATTCGCCAGATGAACCTCTTGCGCGGCATCCTGCTCTCATTCGAGATAACCCTGGGTCGCATAGCCATCTTTGTGAGCCTTCTGGGATTCGTCCTGGGCGGAGGCGAACTGACGGCAGAGCGCGCCTTCTGCGTCACCGCCTTCTACAACATCCTGAGGCGTACTGTGAGCAAGTTCTTTCCGAGTGGAATGTCGCAGTTTGCTGAACTCTTGGTCTCAATGCGTCGTATAACTAATTTTATGATGCGGGAGGAGGCAAATGTAATTGATATGTCGGAGCGAAGAGACGAAAAAGCAGAAGAGGAACAACATTTACTGAAAGAAGTGGAAAAGAGGTCTTATCCCGTTGGCATTGGCAAGGAACCAGATACCTTAGTGGAAATTAAAGCCTTGAGAGCACGCTGGAGCCAGGAGCAACACGATCCTGTCTTAAACAACGTCAACATGTCGCTGCGGCGCGGCCAATTGGTAGCTGTGATTGGACCCGTGGGATCGGGCAAATCAAGCCTCATTCAGGCTATCCTAGGAGAGCTGCCGCCTGAATCTGGATCGGTACAAGTCTCGGGCAAGTATTCCTACGCCTCCCAGGAGCCATGGCTTTTCAATGCATCGGTTCGCGACAACATTCTGTTTGGCTTGCCCATGGACAAGCAGCGCTATCGAAATGTGCTCAAGCGGTGTGCCCTGGAGCGGGACTTGGAGTTGTTGCACGGGGATGGAACCATCGTGGGCGAACGCGGAGCTTCACTGTCCGGTGGTCAGCGAGCGAGAATATGTTTGGCAAGAGCTGTTTACCGCAGGGCGGATGTATACCTTTTGGACGATCCTCTCAGCGCAGTGGACACTCATGTGGGTAGGCACCTGTTCGATGAATGCATGCGCGGCTTCCTGGGCAAACAGCTGGTGATACTTGTCACCCATCAGTTGCAGTTTCTGGAGGACGCCGATCTAATTGTTATCATGGACAAGGGTCACGTCTCGGCGTGCGGAACCTACGAAGAGATGCTCAAGAGCGGGCAGGACTTTGCCCAGCTCTTAGTGGAAAGTACACAGAACAGCGGCGGAGGGGATGAGATCATAACGCCGCCGAACCTTTCCCGCCAGAGTAGCGCTTTAAGCACTAAAAGTTCCAATGGAAGCTCATCCTCGTTAGAATCCATGGCGGAAAAggagaaaccaaagcccagTGCGGTGGCGGTGCAGGAGTCCCGCAGTGGTGGTCAAATTGGACTGTCCATGTACCAGAAATACTTTGGCGCAGGCTGTGGTGTCTTGGTTTTCGCTGTGCTGATATTGCTGTGTATTGGCACTCAGCTTCTGGGGTCGGGCGGGGATTATTTTCTTTCCTACTG GGTTAAGAACACCGCTTCTTCGTCAACGCTGGATATCTACTACTTCACTGCCATTAATGTGGGCCTGGTCATTTGTGCTTTGCTCCGAACGCTGCTTTTCTTTAACATCACCATGCACTCCTCCACTGAGCTGCACAACACCATGTTTCAGGGCTTGTCTCGCACGGCTTTGTACTTTTTCCACACCAATCCCTCCGGCCGGATCCTTAATCGATTCGCCAATGATCTGGGTCAGGTTGATGAGGTGATGCCCGCCGTCATGTTGGACTGCATACAGATCTTCCTCACCCTGACGGGCATCATCTGCGTGCTGTGCGTGACCAACCCGTGGTACTTGATCAACACCTTTGCAATGGTATTAGCATTTTACTACTGGCGCGATTTTTACCTGAAGACGTCGAGAGATGTGAAACGCCTGGAGGCCGTGGCTCGGTCGCCGATGTACTCGCACTTCAGTGCTACTCTGGTTGGACTTCCCACAATCCGGGCAATGGGGGCCCAGCAAACTCTGATCGGCCAGTACGACAACTACCAGGATCTGCACAGCTCCGGCTACTACACCTTTGTTTCTACCAGTCGTGCCTTCGGCTACTACCTGGATCTTTTCTGTTTGGCGTACGTGATATCGGTGATACTGCACAACTTCTTCAATCCTCCTCTGCACAATGCTGGCCAGATAGGCCTGGCAATTACCCAAGCACTGGGTATGACAGGAATGGTGCAGTGGGGCATGCGTCAGTCCGCGGAGCTGGAGAACGCAATGACCTCAGTGGAGCGAGTCTTGGAGTACAAAGATCTGGAGCCTGAAGGGGATTTTAATTCGCCTGCGGATAAGCAACCTCCAAAGAGTTGGCCCAAAGAAGGAAAACTGGTGACCAAGGATTTGAGCCTGAGATATGAGCCCGATCCCAATGCGCCTTGCGTGCTGAAGGGACTGAGCTTCACGATACAGCCCATGGAGAAAGTGGGCATCGTAGGACGCACGGGTGCGGGAAAGTCCTCCCTTATCAATGCACTTTTCAGACTATCCTACAACGATGGAGCAATACTCATCGACAGTCTAGACACAAATGATATGGGTCTGCACGATTTACGTAGCAAGATCTCCATTATTCCACAGGAACCCGTTCTGTTCTCCGGCACAATGCGATACAACTTGGATCCCTTCGAGCAATATCCCGATGATAAGCTTTGGAAGGCCCTCGAGGACGTCCACCTCAAGGAGGAAATTTCGGAATTGCCTTCGGGTCTGCAGAGCATCATATCTGAGGGCGGGACCAACTTTAGCGTAGGCCAACGCCAGTTGGTCTGCTTGGCAAGGGCCATTCTGCGCGAGAATAGAATCCTGGTTATGGACGAGGCAACGGCCAATGTGGATCCCCAGACGGACGCTCTGATTCAGGCCACCATTCGAAACAAATTCAAGGACTGTACAGTACTTACGATAGCCCATCGTCTAAACACCATCATGGACTCCGACAAAGTCTTGGTGATGGATGCTGGTCACGTCGTCGAGTTCGGTTCTCCATATGAGCTGTTGACCGCGTCAGAGGCTCAAGTATTCCGTGGAATGGTTATGCAGACGGGAAAGGCCAGCTTTGATCATCTACTGAAAGTTGCAGAGAAT GCCAAACAAAACCACATTTGA